In Scylla paramamosain isolate STU-SP2022 chromosome 19, ASM3559412v1, whole genome shotgun sequence, a single genomic region encodes these proteins:
- the LOC135109901 gene encoding homologous-pairing protein 2 homolog — MSKKDGGEYTEKVRRYMEQQNRPYSVNDVFMNLHKEVGKTAVQKALDQLTAEGSVREKTYGKQKVYVFSQDQFPPLDESQLQEMDRKAAELSATLKEKEKQLCETETQLRQLMSTPTTQEAHSKATQIEEEVSRLQQKLSDLTENRVLVSKEERDKVVKESDAMTRQWRKRRRMAMDILDAILEGYPHPKAQLYEEIGIETDQDAGVTLPKV; from the exons ATGAGCAAGAAGGATGGTGGTGAGTACACGGAGAAGGTGAGACGGTACATGGAGCAGCAGAACAGACCGTACAGTGTGAATGACGTGTTCATGAACCTACACAAGGAGGTTGGCAAGACGGCGGTACAGAAAGCCCTGGATCAGCTGACGGCA GAAGGATCAGTGCGTGAGAAGACATATGGCAAGCAGAAAGTTTATGTGTTCAGCCAAGACCAGTTTCCTCCCCTGGATGAGAGTCAGCTGCAGGAAATGGACAGAAAAGCTGCAGAACTCAGTGCCAccctgaaggagaaggagaagcagctgTGTGAGACAGAGACTCAGCTTAGGCAGCTCATGTCCACACCCACCACACAGGAGGCACACAGCAAGGCAACACAG ATAGAGGAAGAAGTGTCCCGCCTGCAGCAGAAGCTAAGCGACTTGACAGAGAACCGCGTCTTGGTTTCCAAGGAGGAGCGGGACAAAGTGGTGAAGGAAAGCGACGCCATGACGAGACAGTggcgcaagaggaggaggatggcgatGGATATTCTGGACGCCATATTGGAAGGCTACCCGCACCCCAAGGCACAGCTGTATGAAGAGATAGGCATCGAGACGGACCAGGATGCGGGAGTTACCTTGCCCAAAGTCTGA
- the LOC135109898 gene encoding uncharacterized protein LOC135109898 isoform X7, with the protein MWGLMKRKADADEREQSDGDQEIDALVIKEESEHESQLSHLVSVGVGKTEDNEDEAEVSPVGVPMCSLTWHSDDSIQCKKLNGILSRVKKSKQRMFHAKQWITDCLLPVATSISVVSLEDIEKAYINDCHKKGQEPLNTFVLARLIHQECPEADKCRRGSRGSQKIHYRKLQLRSGSSPSLKDATSTFSENKAEEEIPSEDSPSPAEAQIRDENPPPPNTSSVGVAEAPRQVENEMYCEANEAIEGAAHQPVPEDEDRDQKGCQDAAERFAQVVKSVKLEGKFDMLLKIFAHSASCSNSSCNPLCLMFRRVRRHVVNARHPCFVMRIYSVLLKLHVARCNNTNCGMTACPALQASRQMKRGRDEEFQEELQHQRYDEPQRIRKRFNLQMKRIRIPSPPSSLPDSQPNTPSPPVSPFQPPSPRIVPLVPVEVGRVAKIHTEHGGA; encoded by the exons ATGTGGGGGCTGATGAAAAGGAAAGCCGATGCAGATGAGAGAGAGCAGAGTGACGGCGACCAAGAGATTGATGCCCTCGTTATAAAG GAGGAAAGTGAGCATGAGTCACAGTTATCACACCTGGTCTCAGTCGGCGTCGGGAAGACAGAGGACAATGAAGATGAGGCAGAGGTTTCTCCAGTGGGGGTACCCATGTGCTCATTGACATGGCACTCAGATGACAGTATCCAGTGCAAGAAGTTGAATGGAATCCTTTCAAGAGTCAAAAAGAGTAAGCAGAGGATGTTCCATGCTAAACAATGGATTACggactgtttacttcctgttgCTACCAGTATCAGTGTGGTGTCCTTGGAAGACATAGAGAAGGCCTACATTAATGACTGCCACAAGAAAGGTCAAGAACCACTCAACACATTTGTGCTTGCCCGCCTCATTCACCAAGAGTGTCCAGAGGCAGACAAGTGTCGTCGTGGGTCTCGTGGCAGCCAGAAAATTCATTACAGAAAGCTGCAGTTGAGGAGTGGTTCCTCACCCAGCTTGAAGGATGCTACATCAACTTTCTCAGAGAACAAGGCTGAAGAGGAGATACCAAGTGAGGATTCACCTTCGCCTGCAGAGGCACAAATCAGGGATGAGAACCCGCCTCCACCAAACACGAGTAGCGTGGGTGTGGCGGAAGCCCCAAGACAAGTGGAGAATGAGATGTACTGTGAAGCCAATGAAGCTATAGAGGGAGCAGCCCATCAGCCTGTGCCTGAGGATGAGGACAGGGACCAGAAGGGATGCCAGGATGCTGCTGAGCGCTTTGCCCAAGTTGTGAAGTCAGTCAAATTGGAGGGAAAATTTGACATGCTTCTGAAGATTTTTGCCCACAGCGCCTCATGTAGCAACTCTTCATGCAATCCGCTTTGCCTCATGTTCCGCAGAGTGCGTCGTCATGTGGTGAATGCACGCCATCCCTGCTTTGTCATGCGCATTTACTCTGTGCTTCTGAAACTACATGTAGCACGCTGCAACAACACTAACTGCGGCATGACAGCATGTCCGGCCCTGCAAGCCTCGCGACAGATGAAGCGGGGCAGGGATGAGGAATTCCAGGAAGAGCTACAGCACCAACGATACGACGAGCCTCAGCGCATTAGAAAGAGATTCAATTTGCAGATGAAGCGAATCAGGATTCCTTCACCACCCTCTTCCCTGCCAGACTCTCAGCCCAACACTCCCTCACCACCTGTCAGCCCTTTTCAACCTCCTTCACCAAGGATTGTTCCTCTGGTCCCCGTGGAAGTAGGCCGTGTGGCCAAGATTCACACAGAACATGGAGGTGCCTAG
- the LOC135109898 gene encoding uncharacterized protein LOC135109898 isoform X6, giving the protein MLTLLSKNMWGLMKRKADADEREQSDGDQEIDALVIKEESEHESQLSHLVSVGVGKTEDNEDEAEVSPVGVPMCSLTWHSDDSIQCKKLNGILSRVKKSKQRMFHAKQWITDCLLPVATSISVVSLEDIEKAYINDCHKKGQEPLNTFVLARLIHQECPEADKCRRGSRGSQKIHYRKLQLRSGSSPSLKDATSTFSENKAEEEIPSEDSPSPAEAQIRDENPPPPNTSSVGVAEAPRQVENEMYCEANEAIEGAAHQPVPEDEDRDQKGCQDAAERFAQVVKSVKLEGKFDMLLKIFAHSASCSNSSCNPLCLMFRRVRRHVVNARHPCFVMRIYSVLLKLHVARCNNTNCGMTACPALQASRQMKRGRDEEFQEELQHQRYDEPQRIRKRFNLQMKRIRIPSPPSSLPDSQPNTPSPPVSPFQPPSPRIVPLVPVEVGRVAKIHTEHGGA; this is encoded by the exons ATGCTTACTTTGTTAAGCAAG AACATGTGGGGGCTGATGAAAAGGAAAGCCGATGCAGATGAGAGAGAGCAGAGTGACGGCGACCAAGAGATTGATGCCCTCGTTATAAAG GAGGAAAGTGAGCATGAGTCACAGTTATCACACCTGGTCTCAGTCGGCGTCGGGAAGACAGAGGACAATGAAGATGAGGCAGAGGTTTCTCCAGTGGGGGTACCCATGTGCTCATTGACATGGCACTCAGATGACAGTATCCAGTGCAAGAAGTTGAATGGAATCCTTTCAAGAGTCAAAAAGAGTAAGCAGAGGATGTTCCATGCTAAACAATGGATTACggactgtttacttcctgttgCTACCAGTATCAGTGTGGTGTCCTTGGAAGACATAGAGAAGGCCTACATTAATGACTGCCACAAGAAAGGTCAAGAACCACTCAACACATTTGTGCTTGCCCGCCTCATTCACCAAGAGTGTCCAGAGGCAGACAAGTGTCGTCGTGGGTCTCGTGGCAGCCAGAAAATTCATTACAGAAAGCTGCAGTTGAGGAGTGGTTCCTCACCCAGCTTGAAGGATGCTACATCAACTTTCTCAGAGAACAAGGCTGAAGAGGAGATACCAAGTGAGGATTCACCTTCGCCTGCAGAGGCACAAATCAGGGATGAGAACCCGCCTCCACCAAACACGAGTAGCGTGGGTGTGGCGGAAGCCCCAAGACAAGTGGAGAATGAGATGTACTGTGAAGCCAATGAAGCTATAGAGGGAGCAGCCCATCAGCCTGTGCCTGAGGATGAGGACAGGGACCAGAAGGGATGCCAGGATGCTGCTGAGCGCTTTGCCCAAGTTGTGAAGTCAGTCAAATTGGAGGGAAAATTTGACATGCTTCTGAAGATTTTTGCCCACAGCGCCTCATGTAGCAACTCTTCATGCAATCCGCTTTGCCTCATGTTCCGCAGAGTGCGTCGTCATGTGGTGAATGCACGCCATCCCTGCTTTGTCATGCGCATTTACTCTGTGCTTCTGAAACTACATGTAGCACGCTGCAACAACACTAACTGCGGCATGACAGCATGTCCGGCCCTGCAAGCCTCGCGACAGATGAAGCGGGGCAGGGATGAGGAATTCCAGGAAGAGCTACAGCACCAACGATACGACGAGCCTCAGCGCATTAGAAAGAGATTCAATTTGCAGATGAAGCGAATCAGGATTCCTTCACCACCCTCTTCCCTGCCAGACTCTCAGCCCAACACTCCCTCACCACCTGTCAGCCCTTTTCAACCTCCTTCACCAAGGATTGTTCCTCTGGTCCCCGTGGAAGTAGGCCGTGTGGCCAAGATTCACACAGAACATGGAGGTGCCTAG
- the LOC135109898 gene encoding uncharacterized protein LOC135109898 isoform X5, whose protein sequence is MVAETMMTNMWGLMKRKADADEREQSDGDQEIDALVIKEESEHESQLSHLVSVGVGKTEDNEDEAEVSPVGVPMCSLTWHSDDSIQCKKLNGILSRVKKSKQRMFHAKQWITDCLLPVATSISVVSLEDIEKAYINDCHKKGQEPLNTFVLARLIHQECPEADKCRRGSRGSQKIHYRKLQLRSGSSPSLKDATSTFSENKAEEEIPSEDSPSPAEAQIRDENPPPPNTSSVGVAEAPRQVENEMYCEANEAIEGAAHQPVPEDEDRDQKGCQDAAERFAQVVKSVKLEGKFDMLLKIFAHSASCSNSSCNPLCLMFRRVRRHVVNARHPCFVMRIYSVLLKLHVARCNNTNCGMTACPALQASRQMKRGRDEEFQEELQHQRYDEPQRIRKRFNLQMKRIRIPSPPSSLPDSQPNTPSPPVSPFQPPSPRIVPLVPVEVGRVAKIHTEHGGA, encoded by the exons AACATGTGGGGGCTGATGAAAAGGAAAGCCGATGCAGATGAGAGAGAGCAGAGTGACGGCGACCAAGAGATTGATGCCCTCGTTATAAAG GAGGAAAGTGAGCATGAGTCACAGTTATCACACCTGGTCTCAGTCGGCGTCGGGAAGACAGAGGACAATGAAGATGAGGCAGAGGTTTCTCCAGTGGGGGTACCCATGTGCTCATTGACATGGCACTCAGATGACAGTATCCAGTGCAAGAAGTTGAATGGAATCCTTTCAAGAGTCAAAAAGAGTAAGCAGAGGATGTTCCATGCTAAACAATGGATTACggactgtttacttcctgttgCTACCAGTATCAGTGTGGTGTCCTTGGAAGACATAGAGAAGGCCTACATTAATGACTGCCACAAGAAAGGTCAAGAACCACTCAACACATTTGTGCTTGCCCGCCTCATTCACCAAGAGTGTCCAGAGGCAGACAAGTGTCGTCGTGGGTCTCGTGGCAGCCAGAAAATTCATTACAGAAAGCTGCAGTTGAGGAGTGGTTCCTCACCCAGCTTGAAGGATGCTACATCAACTTTCTCAGAGAACAAGGCTGAAGAGGAGATACCAAGTGAGGATTCACCTTCGCCTGCAGAGGCACAAATCAGGGATGAGAACCCGCCTCCACCAAACACGAGTAGCGTGGGTGTGGCGGAAGCCCCAAGACAAGTGGAGAATGAGATGTACTGTGAAGCCAATGAAGCTATAGAGGGAGCAGCCCATCAGCCTGTGCCTGAGGATGAGGACAGGGACCAGAAGGGATGCCAGGATGCTGCTGAGCGCTTTGCCCAAGTTGTGAAGTCAGTCAAATTGGAGGGAAAATTTGACATGCTTCTGAAGATTTTTGCCCACAGCGCCTCATGTAGCAACTCTTCATGCAATCCGCTTTGCCTCATGTTCCGCAGAGTGCGTCGTCATGTGGTGAATGCACGCCATCCCTGCTTTGTCATGCGCATTTACTCTGTGCTTCTGAAACTACATGTAGCACGCTGCAACAACACTAACTGCGGCATGACAGCATGTCCGGCCCTGCAAGCCTCGCGACAGATGAAGCGGGGCAGGGATGAGGAATTCCAGGAAGAGCTACAGCACCAACGATACGACGAGCCTCAGCGCATTAGAAAGAGATTCAATTTGCAGATGAAGCGAATCAGGATTCCTTCACCACCCTCTTCCCTGCCAGACTCTCAGCCCAACACTCCCTCACCACCTGTCAGCCCTTTTCAACCTCCTTCACCAAGGATTGTTCCTCTGGTCCCCGTGGAAGTAGGCCGTGTGGCCAAGATTCACACAGAACATGGAGGTGCCTAG
- the LOC135109898 gene encoding uncharacterized protein LOC135109898 isoform X4 translates to MDRLKTKVLPLEKLADEAVKNRRDSSPAAVQPYQDYAGQNMWGLMKRKADADEREQSDGDQEIDALVIKEESEHESQLSHLVSVGVGKTEDNEDEAEVSPVGVPMCSLTWHSDDSIQCKKLNGILSRVKKSKQRMFHAKQWITDCLLPVATSISVVSLEDIEKAYINDCHKKGQEPLNTFVLARLIHQECPEADKCRRGSRGSQKIHYRKLQLRSGSSPSLKDATSTFSENKAEEEIPSEDSPSPAEAQIRDENPPPPNTSSVGVAEAPRQVENEMYCEANEAIEGAAHQPVPEDEDRDQKGCQDAAERFAQVVKSVKLEGKFDMLLKIFAHSASCSNSSCNPLCLMFRRVRRHVVNARHPCFVMRIYSVLLKLHVARCNNTNCGMTACPALQASRQMKRGRDEEFQEELQHQRYDEPQRIRKRFNLQMKRIRIPSPPSSLPDSQPNTPSPPVSPFQPPSPRIVPLVPVEVGRVAKIHTEHGGA, encoded by the exons AACATGTGGGGGCTGATGAAAAGGAAAGCCGATGCAGATGAGAGAGAGCAGAGTGACGGCGACCAAGAGATTGATGCCCTCGTTATAAAG GAGGAAAGTGAGCATGAGTCACAGTTATCACACCTGGTCTCAGTCGGCGTCGGGAAGACAGAGGACAATGAAGATGAGGCAGAGGTTTCTCCAGTGGGGGTACCCATGTGCTCATTGACATGGCACTCAGATGACAGTATCCAGTGCAAGAAGTTGAATGGAATCCTTTCAAGAGTCAAAAAGAGTAAGCAGAGGATGTTCCATGCTAAACAATGGATTACggactgtttacttcctgttgCTACCAGTATCAGTGTGGTGTCCTTGGAAGACATAGAGAAGGCCTACATTAATGACTGCCACAAGAAAGGTCAAGAACCACTCAACACATTTGTGCTTGCCCGCCTCATTCACCAAGAGTGTCCAGAGGCAGACAAGTGTCGTCGTGGGTCTCGTGGCAGCCAGAAAATTCATTACAGAAAGCTGCAGTTGAGGAGTGGTTCCTCACCCAGCTTGAAGGATGCTACATCAACTTTCTCAGAGAACAAGGCTGAAGAGGAGATACCAAGTGAGGATTCACCTTCGCCTGCAGAGGCACAAATCAGGGATGAGAACCCGCCTCCACCAAACACGAGTAGCGTGGGTGTGGCGGAAGCCCCAAGACAAGTGGAGAATGAGATGTACTGTGAAGCCAATGAAGCTATAGAGGGAGCAGCCCATCAGCCTGTGCCTGAGGATGAGGACAGGGACCAGAAGGGATGCCAGGATGCTGCTGAGCGCTTTGCCCAAGTTGTGAAGTCAGTCAAATTGGAGGGAAAATTTGACATGCTTCTGAAGATTTTTGCCCACAGCGCCTCATGTAGCAACTCTTCATGCAATCCGCTTTGCCTCATGTTCCGCAGAGTGCGTCGTCATGTGGTGAATGCACGCCATCCCTGCTTTGTCATGCGCATTTACTCTGTGCTTCTGAAACTACATGTAGCACGCTGCAACAACACTAACTGCGGCATGACAGCATGTCCGGCCCTGCAAGCCTCGCGACAGATGAAGCGGGGCAGGGATGAGGAATTCCAGGAAGAGCTACAGCACCAACGATACGACGAGCCTCAGCGCATTAGAAAGAGATTCAATTTGCAGATGAAGCGAATCAGGATTCCTTCACCACCCTCTTCCCTGCCAGACTCTCAGCCCAACACTCCCTCACCACCTGTCAGCCCTTTTCAACCTCCTTCACCAAGGATTGTTCCTCTGGTCCCCGTGGAAGTAGGCCGTGTGGCCAAGATTCACACAGAACATGGAGGTGCCTAG
- the LOC135109898 gene encoding uncharacterized protein LOC135109898 isoform X3 has translation MVAETMMTVLPLEKLADEAVKNRRDSSPAAVQPYQDYAGQNMWGLMKRKADADEREQSDGDQEIDALVIKEESEHESQLSHLVSVGVGKTEDNEDEAEVSPVGVPMCSLTWHSDDSIQCKKLNGILSRVKKSKQRMFHAKQWITDCLLPVATSISVVSLEDIEKAYINDCHKKGQEPLNTFVLARLIHQECPEADKCRRGSRGSQKIHYRKLQLRSGSSPSLKDATSTFSENKAEEEIPSEDSPSPAEAQIRDENPPPPNTSSVGVAEAPRQVENEMYCEANEAIEGAAHQPVPEDEDRDQKGCQDAAERFAQVVKSVKLEGKFDMLLKIFAHSASCSNSSCNPLCLMFRRVRRHVVNARHPCFVMRIYSVLLKLHVARCNNTNCGMTACPALQASRQMKRGRDEEFQEELQHQRYDEPQRIRKRFNLQMKRIRIPSPPSSLPDSQPNTPSPPVSPFQPPSPRIVPLVPVEVGRVAKIHTEHGGA, from the exons AACATGTGGGGGCTGATGAAAAGGAAAGCCGATGCAGATGAGAGAGAGCAGAGTGACGGCGACCAAGAGATTGATGCCCTCGTTATAAAG GAGGAAAGTGAGCATGAGTCACAGTTATCACACCTGGTCTCAGTCGGCGTCGGGAAGACAGAGGACAATGAAGATGAGGCAGAGGTTTCTCCAGTGGGGGTACCCATGTGCTCATTGACATGGCACTCAGATGACAGTATCCAGTGCAAGAAGTTGAATGGAATCCTTTCAAGAGTCAAAAAGAGTAAGCAGAGGATGTTCCATGCTAAACAATGGATTACggactgtttacttcctgttgCTACCAGTATCAGTGTGGTGTCCTTGGAAGACATAGAGAAGGCCTACATTAATGACTGCCACAAGAAAGGTCAAGAACCACTCAACACATTTGTGCTTGCCCGCCTCATTCACCAAGAGTGTCCAGAGGCAGACAAGTGTCGTCGTGGGTCTCGTGGCAGCCAGAAAATTCATTACAGAAAGCTGCAGTTGAGGAGTGGTTCCTCACCCAGCTTGAAGGATGCTACATCAACTTTCTCAGAGAACAAGGCTGAAGAGGAGATACCAAGTGAGGATTCACCTTCGCCTGCAGAGGCACAAATCAGGGATGAGAACCCGCCTCCACCAAACACGAGTAGCGTGGGTGTGGCGGAAGCCCCAAGACAAGTGGAGAATGAGATGTACTGTGAAGCCAATGAAGCTATAGAGGGAGCAGCCCATCAGCCTGTGCCTGAGGATGAGGACAGGGACCAGAAGGGATGCCAGGATGCTGCTGAGCGCTTTGCCCAAGTTGTGAAGTCAGTCAAATTGGAGGGAAAATTTGACATGCTTCTGAAGATTTTTGCCCACAGCGCCTCATGTAGCAACTCTTCATGCAATCCGCTTTGCCTCATGTTCCGCAGAGTGCGTCGTCATGTGGTGAATGCACGCCATCCCTGCTTTGTCATGCGCATTTACTCTGTGCTTCTGAAACTACATGTAGCACGCTGCAACAACACTAACTGCGGCATGACAGCATGTCCGGCCCTGCAAGCCTCGCGACAGATGAAGCGGGGCAGGGATGAGGAATTCCAGGAAGAGCTACAGCACCAACGATACGACGAGCCTCAGCGCATTAGAAAGAGATTCAATTTGCAGATGAAGCGAATCAGGATTCCTTCACCACCCTCTTCCCTGCCAGACTCTCAGCCCAACACTCCCTCACCACCTGTCAGCCCTTTTCAACCTCCTTCACCAAGGATTGTTCCTCTGGTCCCCGTGGAAGTAGGCCGTGTGGCCAAGATTCACACAGAACATGGAGGTGCCTAG
- the LOC135109898 gene encoding uncharacterized protein LOC135109898 isoform X1 yields MSTTKKGVSRLMLSFPLVLPLEKLADEAVKNRRDSSPAAVQPYQDYAGQNMWGLMKRKADADEREQSDGDQEIDALVIKEESEHESQLSHLVSVGVGKTEDNEDEAEVSPVGVPMCSLTWHSDDSIQCKKLNGILSRVKKSKQRMFHAKQWITDCLLPVATSISVVSLEDIEKAYINDCHKKGQEPLNTFVLARLIHQECPEADKCRRGSRGSQKIHYRKLQLRSGSSPSLKDATSTFSENKAEEEIPSEDSPSPAEAQIRDENPPPPNTSSVGVAEAPRQVENEMYCEANEAIEGAAHQPVPEDEDRDQKGCQDAAERFAQVVKSVKLEGKFDMLLKIFAHSASCSNSSCNPLCLMFRRVRRHVVNARHPCFVMRIYSVLLKLHVARCNNTNCGMTACPALQASRQMKRGRDEEFQEELQHQRYDEPQRIRKRFNLQMKRIRIPSPPSSLPDSQPNTPSPPVSPFQPPSPRIVPLVPVEVGRVAKIHTEHGGA; encoded by the exons AACATGTGGGGGCTGATGAAAAGGAAAGCCGATGCAGATGAGAGAGAGCAGAGTGACGGCGACCAAGAGATTGATGCCCTCGTTATAAAG GAGGAAAGTGAGCATGAGTCACAGTTATCACACCTGGTCTCAGTCGGCGTCGGGAAGACAGAGGACAATGAAGATGAGGCAGAGGTTTCTCCAGTGGGGGTACCCATGTGCTCATTGACATGGCACTCAGATGACAGTATCCAGTGCAAGAAGTTGAATGGAATCCTTTCAAGAGTCAAAAAGAGTAAGCAGAGGATGTTCCATGCTAAACAATGGATTACggactgtttacttcctgttgCTACCAGTATCAGTGTGGTGTCCTTGGAAGACATAGAGAAGGCCTACATTAATGACTGCCACAAGAAAGGTCAAGAACCACTCAACACATTTGTGCTTGCCCGCCTCATTCACCAAGAGTGTCCAGAGGCAGACAAGTGTCGTCGTGGGTCTCGTGGCAGCCAGAAAATTCATTACAGAAAGCTGCAGTTGAGGAGTGGTTCCTCACCCAGCTTGAAGGATGCTACATCAACTTTCTCAGAGAACAAGGCTGAAGAGGAGATACCAAGTGAGGATTCACCTTCGCCTGCAGAGGCACAAATCAGGGATGAGAACCCGCCTCCACCAAACACGAGTAGCGTGGGTGTGGCGGAAGCCCCAAGACAAGTGGAGAATGAGATGTACTGTGAAGCCAATGAAGCTATAGAGGGAGCAGCCCATCAGCCTGTGCCTGAGGATGAGGACAGGGACCAGAAGGGATGCCAGGATGCTGCTGAGCGCTTTGCCCAAGTTGTGAAGTCAGTCAAATTGGAGGGAAAATTTGACATGCTTCTGAAGATTTTTGCCCACAGCGCCTCATGTAGCAACTCTTCATGCAATCCGCTTTGCCTCATGTTCCGCAGAGTGCGTCGTCATGTGGTGAATGCACGCCATCCCTGCTTTGTCATGCGCATTTACTCTGTGCTTCTGAAACTACATGTAGCACGCTGCAACAACACTAACTGCGGCATGACAGCATGTCCGGCCCTGCAAGCCTCGCGACAGATGAAGCGGGGCAGGGATGAGGAATTCCAGGAAGAGCTACAGCACCAACGATACGACGAGCCTCAGCGCATTAGAAAGAGATTCAATTTGCAGATGAAGCGAATCAGGATTCCTTCACCACCCTCTTCCCTGCCAGACTCTCAGCCCAACACTCCCTCACCACCTGTCAGCCCTTTTCAACCTCCTTCACCAAGGATTGTTCCTCTGGTCCCCGTGGAAGTAGGCCGTGTGGCCAAGATTCACACAGAACATGGAGGTGCCTAG